A portion of the Rhinolophus sinicus isolate RSC01 linkage group LG03, ASM3656204v1, whole genome shotgun sequence genome contains these proteins:
- the VRTN gene encoding vertnin, translating into MTSREQLVQQVLQELQEAVESDGPEGLVSAALEAKQVLSSFTLPTCREGDRRPQVLEVDSVALSLYPEDAPRNMLPLVCKGEGSLLFEAASMLLWGDAGLSLELRARTVVEMLLHRHYYLQGMIDSKVMLQAVRYSLCSEESPEMTSLPSATLEAIFDADVKATCFPSSFSNVWHLYALASVLQRNIYSIYPMRNLKIRPYFNRIIRPRRCDHTPATLHIMWAGQPLTSHLFRHQYFAPVVGLEEVEAEDATGLGAAPPPPPAKTPELFNRDPGLSYPHLCERYSVAKSTFYRWRRQSQEHRQKVATLFSAKHFLQDSVHRGGVMSLQQFLQRFPEISRSTYYTWKNELLGTGAHQPLAPTQALASDELEKLPEEQVAEGLGCPLLAVASPGMVFMQRAKLYLEHCISLNTLVPYRCFKRRFPGISRSTYYNWRRKALRRNPSFKTAPVLSTAPAPQPASTGEEALLPWKGEAGEGAGKATGGGPPARRVFLPLRMPLYRWQRRLRRAARKQVLSGHLPFCRFRLRYPSLSPSTFWVWKSLARGWSRSLSKLQMQAPNLGKGVVQEAEEKREKEDGRNVTAAMAQPAGTPEVAASPGDPGKVQGGPSRERAMAPGLPHSGSPYSHPLEAAAGGRDGQVLVMDVLTTTKFKAQAKLFLQKRFQSKSFPSYKEFSALFPLTARSTYYMWKRALYDGLTLVDG; encoded by the coding sequence ATGACATCTCGGGAGCAGCTGGTACAGCAGGTGCTCCAAGAGCTGCAGGAGGCAGTGGAGTCCGATGGCCCGGAGGGTCTTGTCAGTGCCGCTCTGGAGGCCAAGCAGGTCCTGTCCTCCTTTACCCTCCCCACCTGCAGGGAGGGGGACCGCAGACCCCAGGTGCTGGAGGTGGACTCGGTGGCCCTGAGCCTGTACCCAGAGGATGCTCCCCGGAACATGCTGCCGCTGGTGTGCAAGGGCGAGGGCAGCCTGCTGTTTGAGGCTGCCAGCATGTTACTGTGGGGTGATGCAGGCCTCAGCCTGGAGCTGCGGGCCCGCACCGTGGTGGAGATGCTGCTGCACAGACACTACTACCTGCAGGGCATGATCGACTCCAAGGTGATGCTGCAGGCCGTGCGCTACTCCCTGTGCTCTGAGGAGTCTCCTGAGATGACCAGCCTGCCGTCCGCCACGCTGGAGGCCATCTTCGATGCAGACGTCAAGGCCACCTGTTTCCCTAGTAGCTTCTCCAACGTGTGGCACTTGTACGCCCTCGCGTCCGTCCTTCAGCGCAACATCTACTCCATCTACCCCATGCGCAACCTCAAGATCCGGCCTTACTTTAACCGCATCATACGTCCCCGCCGCTGTGACCACACGCCGGCCACGCTGCACATCATGTGGGCTGGCCAGCCCCTCACCAGCCACCTCTTCCGCCACCAGTACTTTGCCCCTGTGGTGGGACTGGAGGAGGTAGAGGCTGAAGATGCCACCGGCCTGGGCGCGGCTCCTCCGCCACCGCCGGCCAAGACCCCGGAGCTGTTCAACCGGGACCCTGGCCTCAGCTACCCCCACCTCTGTGAGCGCTACAGTGTTGCCAAGAGCACCTTCTACCGCTGGCGGCGGCAGTCCCAGGAGCACCGGCAGAAGGTGGCCACCCTCTTCTCGGCCAAGCACTTCCTGCAGGACAGTGTCCACCGTGGGGGTGTAATGTCGCTGCAGCAGTTCCTCCAGAGGTTTCCCGAGATCTCCCGTTCCACTTATTACACCTGGAAGAACGAGCTGCTGGGCACCGGCGCCCACCAGCCTCTGGCCCCCACGCAGGCGCTGGCGAGCGACGAGCTGGAGAAGCTGCCGGAAGAGCAGGTTGCTGAGGGGCTGGGATGCCCCTTGCTGGCCGTGGCCAGCCCTGGAATGGTCTTCATGCAGCGGGCTAAGTTGTACCTGGAGCACTGCATCTCGCTGAACACACTGGTGCCCTATCGCTGCTTCAAACGCAGATTCCCCGGCATCTCCAGGTCCACCTACTACAACTGGCGCCGAAAGGCCCTCCGAAGGAACCCCAGCTTCAAAACGGCACCAGTCCTCTCCACggccccagctccccagccagCATCTACTGGGGAAGAGGCCCTACTCCCTTGGAAGGGTGAGGCgggagagggggcagggaaaGCAACGGGTGGGGGACCACCCGCCCGCCGGGTGTTCCTGCCCCTGAGGATGCCCCTGTACCGTTGGCAGAGGCGTCTGCGCAGAGCTGCCCGCAAGCAAGTGCTGAGTGGGCATCTCCCCTTTTGTCGCTTTCGTCTCCGCTACCCCAGTCTGTCCCCCTCCACCTTTTGGGTCTGGAAGAGTCTTGCGCGGGGTTGGTCCAGAAGCCTGTCTAAACTCCAGATGCAGGCCCCCAACTTGGGCAAAGGGGTTGTGCAGGAGGCTGAGGAGAAGCGAGAGAAGGAAGATGGCAGGAATGTGACAGCTGCCATGGCCCAACCTGCCGGGACCCCGGAGGTGGCAGCTTCTCCAGGAGATCCAGGGAAGGTCCAGGGAGGGCCTTCGAGAGAGAGGGCCATGGCCCCGGGCCTGCCCCACAGTGGGTCCCCATACAGCCACCCTCTGGAGGCAGCGGCAGGTGGCAGGGACGGCCAGGTGCTGGTGATGGACGTGCTCACCACCACAAAGTTCAAGGCTCAGGCCAAGCTGTTCTTGCAGAAGCGGTTCCAGTCCAAGAGCTTCCCCTCGTACAAGGAATTCAGTGCCCTCTTCCCCCTCACTGCTCGCTCCACCTACTACATGTGGAAGCGGGCCCTGTATGATGGCCTCACCCTGGTCGATGGCTGA